A single window of Cellulomonas sp. NTE-D12 DNA harbors:
- a CDS encoding 4-(cytidine 5'-diphospho)-2-C-methyl-D-erythritol kinase: MTLTPVDPLPSREVRVRAPGKVNLSLRVGPRDQTGYHPLVTVFQAVSVYEEVVAVPADGIVITASGLQAEAVPTDASNLAAKAARLLAERVGVTDGVHLHLVKGVPVAGGMAGGSADAAAALMACDALWGTGLSRDELLDLAAQLGSDVPFVLTGHTAVGSGRGHLLTPAMSRGEFHWAFAVRDRGLSTPEVFAAFDELNRGVPHAADAAADVPLMQALRAGDPAALGAALHNDLEPAALELAPDLAEPLAVAQDAGALGVVVSGSGPTVAALARSRQHALVIAAAFTAAGVADRVLTALGPVPGARVVGSE, from the coding sequence GTGACCTTGACCCCCGTGGACCCGCTGCCCTCGCGGGAGGTCCGGGTCCGAGCGCCGGGGAAGGTGAACCTCTCGCTCCGCGTCGGACCACGGGACCAGACCGGCTACCACCCGCTCGTCACGGTGTTCCAGGCGGTCTCCGTGTACGAGGAGGTCGTCGCGGTCCCGGCGGACGGCATCGTGATCACCGCGTCGGGGCTGCAGGCCGAGGCGGTTCCGACGGACGCCTCGAACCTCGCGGCGAAGGCGGCACGGCTGCTCGCCGAGCGGGTCGGCGTGACCGACGGGGTGCACCTCCACCTGGTCAAGGGCGTGCCGGTGGCCGGGGGCATGGCGGGCGGCTCGGCGGATGCGGCCGCCGCGCTGATGGCCTGCGACGCCCTGTGGGGCACCGGCCTCAGCCGCGACGAGCTGCTGGACCTCGCGGCCCAGCTCGGGTCGGACGTGCCGTTCGTGCTCACCGGCCACACCGCCGTGGGCTCCGGTCGCGGCCACCTGCTCACCCCGGCGATGAGCCGCGGGGAGTTCCACTGGGCGTTCGCCGTCCGGGACCGCGGGCTGTCGACGCCGGAGGTGTTCGCGGCGTTCGACGAGCTGAACCGCGGCGTGCCGCACGCCGCCGACGCGGCGGCCGACGTGCCGCTGATGCAGGCGCTCCGGGCCGGCGACCCGGCGGCGCTGGGCGCGGCGCTGCACAACGACCTCGAGCCGGCGGCGCTGGAGCTCGCGCCGGACCTGGCGGAGCCGCTCGCGGTGGCTCAGGACGCCGGTGCGCTGGGTGTCGTGGTGTCCGGCTCCGGCCCGACGGTGGCGGCCCTGGCCCGCAGCAGGCAGCACGCGTTGGTGATCGCAGCGGCGTTCACGGCCGCCGGGGTGGCCGACCGGGTGCTGACGGCGCTCGGGCCGGTGCCGGGTGCCCGGGTGGTCGGCTCCGAGTAG
- a CDS encoding cation:dicarboxylase symporter family transporter, with the protein MTSSVAASRPSPDPTSSGSRRPRDRTHVLYLAVIVAVALGIAVGFAFPGKDGFAVKLQPLGTGFVSLIKMMITPIIFVTIVTGIGSVRKAASVGKVGGLALGYFLVMSTFALAIGLVVGNLVKPGAGLNLTPAVAKAGQAQAGAGGESTTQFLLGLIPKTLISALTEGQVLQTLVVALLVGFAVQSMGVRGVPVLHAFSSIQKVVFKVLAMIMWVAPVGAFGAIAAVVGATGVNALLSLGKVMLGFYVTCALFVVVVLGTILRVVAGVSILRLLKYLGREFLIIVSTSSSESALPRLIGKMEHLGVSRPVVGVVVPTGYSFNLDGTAIYLTMASLFVAEALHKPFALGEQISLLVFMIIASKGAAGVSGAGLATLAGGLQSYRPDLVDGVGMIVGIDRFMSEARAVTNFAGNAVATVVVGSWTGEFDKVQAERVLSGRDPFDEAAFSSGSELEGGAWAEPAAEAHAPGAQPVAAASV; encoded by the coding sequence ATGACCAGCTCAGTCGCAGCGTCGCGACCGTCGCCCGACCCGACCAGCTCCGGCTCCCGCCGGCCCCGCGACAGGACGCACGTCCTCTACCTCGCCGTGATCGTCGCGGTGGCGCTCGGCATCGCGGTCGGCTTCGCGTTCCCGGGGAAGGACGGGTTCGCGGTCAAGCTCCAGCCGCTCGGCACCGGCTTCGTCAGCCTGATCAAGATGATGATCACCCCGATCATCTTCGTCACGATCGTCACGGGGATCGGCTCGGTCCGGAAGGCCGCGAGCGTCGGCAAGGTCGGCGGCCTCGCGCTCGGCTACTTCCTGGTGATGTCGACGTTCGCCCTGGCGATCGGGCTCGTCGTGGGCAACCTGGTCAAGCCCGGTGCCGGACTGAACCTGACCCCGGCGGTGGCCAAGGCAGGGCAGGCCCAGGCGGGAGCCGGGGGTGAGAGCACCACCCAGTTCCTGCTCGGTCTGATCCCCAAGACGCTGATCTCGGCGCTGACCGAGGGCCAGGTCCTCCAGACGCTCGTCGTCGCGCTGCTCGTCGGCTTCGCCGTGCAGTCGATGGGCGTGCGGGGCGTGCCGGTCCTGCACGCCTTCAGCAGCATCCAGAAGGTCGTCTTCAAGGTCCTGGCGATGATCATGTGGGTCGCCCCGGTGGGTGCGTTCGGCGCGATCGCCGCCGTCGTCGGCGCCACCGGCGTCAACGCCCTGCTCAGCCTCGGCAAGGTCATGCTGGGCTTCTACGTGACCTGCGCGCTGTTCGTGGTCGTCGTGCTCGGCACGATCCTGCGCGTCGTCGCCGGCGTCTCGATCCTGCGCCTGCTGAAGTACCTCGGCCGGGAGTTCCTCATCATCGTCTCCACGTCCTCCTCCGAGAGCGCGCTGCCGCGGCTGATCGGCAAGATGGAGCACCTCGGCGTCTCCCGCCCCGTGGTCGGCGTCGTGGTGCCGACCGGCTACTCCTTCAACCTGGACGGCACGGCGATCTACCTGACGATGGCGTCGCTGTTCGTCGCCGAGGCGCTGCACAAGCCGTTCGCCCTCGGCGAGCAGATCTCGCTCCTGGTGTTCATGATCATCGCGTCCAAGGGGGCGGCGGGCGTCTCCGGCGCCGGCCTGGCCACGCTCGCCGGCGGCCTGCAGTCCTACCGGCCCGACCTGGTCGACGGCGTCGGCATGATCGTCGGCATCGACCGGTTCATGAGCGAGGCCCGTGCGGTGACCAACTTCGCCGGCAACGCGGTCGCGACGGTCGTGGTCGGCAGCTGGACGGGTGAGTTCGACAAGGTGCAGGCCGAGCGGGTGCTCAGCGGTCGCGACCCGTTCGACGAGGCCGCGTTCTCCTCCGGCAGCGAGCTCGAGGGTGGCGCCTGGGCCGAGCCGGCGGCCGAGGCCCATGCCCCGGGGGCCCAGCCTGTGGCGGCCGCGAGCGTCTGA
- a CDS encoding ATP-binding protein, with protein sequence MRRRMDPRRWSLAWQVFTLQLVVVAVVLLTGGAAAYLQARQSSQESTRSRVLAVARAVAATPDVRAALATPDPSAVLQPLAEQVRRDTATDFVVVMGTDRTRYSHPNPSLIGQPFIGHIDAALAGGVVLETYTGTLGPSERAVVPVRSDAGTVVGLVSVGVSRGTVSRALAQQVPRLLGAGAVALSLAAFGAVLVARRLRRQTHGLGPAELGRMYEFYDAVLHAVREGLVLLDPQGRLVLANDEARRLLDLGPDWEGRRLDELGLPAPMAASLTGGSTVEDAIQLTANRVLVVNRAPARWKGRELGAVVTLRDHTDLQALTGELNSARGLAEALRSQAHEAANRLHSVISLIELGRTDQALDFATVELAAAQRLTDLVVGAVDEPVLAALLLGKAAEANERGVELEVDAATSVPEGLLPARDVVTVVGNLLDNAIDAAASTPGPRRVRFSGWVEDARTERGIESVVVLQVGDTGPGLSDETAARAFTRGWSTKTDQRPAGHGLGLALVGQTARRNNGTVEVRGTGEPPYPGAVFTVRLPVAVEVAR encoded by the coding sequence ATGCGACGGCGCATGGACCCTCGGCGGTGGAGCCTGGCGTGGCAGGTGTTCACGCTGCAGCTGGTGGTCGTCGCGGTCGTGCTGCTCACCGGCGGGGCGGCGGCCTACCTGCAGGCCCGGCAGAGCAGCCAGGAGTCCACCCGGAGCCGGGTGCTCGCCGTCGCCCGGGCTGTCGCGGCGACTCCGGACGTGCGGGCCGCGCTGGCGACCCCCGACCCGTCGGCGGTGCTGCAGCCGCTGGCCGAGCAGGTCCGGCGCGACACCGCCACGGACTTCGTCGTGGTGATGGGGACGGACCGGACCCGCTACTCGCACCCCAACCCCAGCCTGATCGGCCAGCCGTTCATCGGCCACATCGACGCCGCGCTCGCGGGCGGCGTCGTCCTGGAGACCTACACGGGCACGCTCGGGCCCTCGGAACGTGCCGTCGTCCCGGTCAGGTCGGACGCCGGCACAGTCGTCGGGCTCGTCTCCGTCGGCGTCAGCCGCGGCACGGTCTCGCGGGCCCTCGCGCAGCAGGTGCCCCGGCTGCTCGGCGCGGGTGCGGTGGCGTTGAGCCTGGCGGCGTTCGGCGCCGTGCTGGTGGCACGCCGGCTCCGTCGTCAGACCCACGGCCTCGGGCCCGCCGAGCTCGGGCGGATGTACGAGTTCTACGACGCCGTGCTGCACGCGGTCCGCGAGGGTCTCGTGCTGCTCGACCCGCAGGGCCGGCTCGTCCTGGCCAACGACGAGGCGCGCCGCCTCCTGGACCTCGGTCCCGACTGGGAGGGCCGCCGCCTCGACGAGCTCGGGCTGCCCGCGCCGATGGCCGCGTCGCTGACCGGCGGCAGCACGGTCGAGGACGCGATCCAGCTGACCGCGAACCGGGTCCTCGTCGTCAACCGCGCGCCGGCACGCTGGAAGGGCCGTGAGCTCGGTGCCGTGGTCACCCTGCGCGACCACACCGATCTGCAGGCGCTGACCGGCGAGCTGAACTCGGCACGGGGGCTGGCGGAGGCGCTGCGCTCGCAGGCGCACGAGGCGGCGAACCGTCTGCACAGCGTGATCAGCCTGATCGAGCTGGGACGCACCGACCAGGCGCTCGACTTCGCCACGGTGGAGCTCGCCGCGGCGCAGCGGCTGACCGACCTGGTGGTCGGTGCCGTCGACGAACCCGTCCTGGCCGCGCTGCTGCTCGGCAAGGCGGCCGAGGCCAACGAGCGGGGCGTCGAGCTCGAGGTTGACGCCGCGACCTCCGTGCCGGAAGGCCTGCTGCCGGCCCGTGACGTGGTCACGGTGGTCGGCAACCTGCTGGACAACGCGATCGATGCGGCAGCCTCGACGCCCGGGCCGCGCCGGGTGCGGTTCAGCGGCTGGGTGGAGGACGCGCGTACCGAGAGGGGCATCGAGAGCGTCGTCGTGCTGCAGGTCGGCGACACCGGTCCGGGGTTGAGCGACGAGACGGCCGCTCGCGCGTTCACCCGCGGCTGGTCCACCAAGACGGACCAGCGACCGGCTGGGCACGGGCTGGGCCTGGCCCTCGTCGGCCAGACGGCCCGCCGGAACAACGGCACGGTCGAGGTCCGCGGCACCGGCGAGCCGCCGTACCCGGGTGCCGTGTTCACGGTCCGGCTGCCCGTCGCCGTCGAGGTGGCGCGATGA